One genomic window of Hyperolius riggenbachi isolate aHypRig1 chromosome 7, aHypRig1.pri, whole genome shotgun sequence includes the following:
- the LOC137524150 gene encoding zinc finger protein 547-like has product MTISMRMDEDQSHMSERIVMLSLEIICLLTGEEYEVVKKTSGKSPRSRLHGPSTISMPPLHSLTPERNNVKKILEVITKMIELLTGQVPMRCQDGTVCFSMEEWQYLEGHKDLYKDFMMENQPPLTSPGGYSNRTSPERYTGPLYSQDYTQEDPTIPHPHQGEEVTDVKLENGDDEETHVKEEQQSAEESDMMGTSDLGMPLPDYGAEDNGAALHLPAGNSIAENIPSRRHHEDKSPDLSNPEELSDRFHPVASNTHHFLCSHYGNCFCLNSGVLTHQRSHTAECPYPCPECGKCFRQKSYLVRHQKSHTGESPYSCSECGKYFSQKGHLLSHQRIHTGERPYLCPECGKCFSHKANFIRHKRLHTGERPYPCPECGKYFSLKANLLTHQRCHTGERPYLCPDCGKRYIQKCDLLRHQRSHRGEQPYSCAECGKCFSRKSTLIVHQRCHTGERPYSCPESGKCFLQKTELLTHQRSHT; this is encoded by the exons GAGTATGAAGTAGTGAAGAAGACATCTGGTAAGTCACCCAGGAGCCGTCTTCATGGCCCATCCACCATCTCAATGCCTCCACTTCACTCCCTGACACCTGAGAGAAACAATGTGAAGAAGATTCTAGAAGTCATAACCAagatgattgagctgctgacgggACAG GTCCCTATGAGGTGTCAGGATGGCACAGTCtgtttctccatggaggagtggcagtatctagaaggacacaaggacctctacaaggacttcatgatggagaatcagccgcccctcacatcaccag GTGGATACAGTAACAGAACCTCACCGGAGagatatacaggtcctctttattcccaggattataCACAGGAAGATCCCACCATCCCCCACCCTCATCAG GGTGAAGAAGTGACGGATGTGAAGCTGGAGAATGGAGATGATGAAGAGACACATGTGAAGGAGGAGCAgcagtctgcagaggagagtgacatgatggggaccagTGACTTAGGGATGCCACTTCCAG ATTATGGTGCAGAAGATAATGGTGCCGCACTACATTTACCAGCAGGAAACTCCATTGCTGAAAATATACCCAGCAGACGTCACCATGAGGACAAATCACCAGATCTCTCCAATCCTGAGGAACTTTCTGATAGATTCCATCCTGTTGCCTCAAATACCCATCATTTTTTATGTTCTCATTATGGGAATTGCTTTTGTTTAAATTCTGGTGTTCTtacacatcagagaagtcacacagcagAGTGTCCCTAcccatgtccagagtgtgggaaatgtttcaggcaGAAATCTTATCTTGTTAGACATCAgaaaagtcacacaggagagagtCCCtactcatgttcagagtgtgggaaatattttagtCAGAAAGGTCATCTTCTTTCacatcagagaattcacacaggagagcgtccttatttgtgtcctgagtgtgggaaatgtttcagtcatAAAGCGAATTTCATTAGACACAAGAGacttcacacaggagagcgtccttatccatgtcctgagtgtgggaaatatttcagtCTCAAGGCTAATCTTCTTACACatcagagatgtcacactggagaGCGTCCTTATTTGTGTCCTGATTGTGGGAAACGTTACATTCAGAAATGTGATCTTCttagacatcagagaagtcacagagGAGAGCAACCTTATTCATGtgcagaatgtgggaaatgtttcagtcggAAATCTACTCTTATTGTACACCAGAGatgtcacacaggagagcgtccttattcatgtccAGAGAGTGGGAAATGTTTCCTTCAGAAAACTGAACTTCTtacacatcagagaagtcacacatga